A single window of Elusimicrobiota bacterium DNA harbors:
- a CDS encoding carbohydrate-binding protein — MRNWIFLGLVFGMCLSCIGQAEAKKKIISKKSNAKTSETTDIKKQSSGTDIKIEAEDFDKGGEGVGYHETDAINSGKQYRTTEGVDIQVCNDIGGGFNVGWVRVGEWLKYTINIETAGKYTIEVRVSCDGQGGKFHIEFDDVDKTGPMTVPDTGGWATWQTVTKTGVSLDAGKHVMKLSMDAIGAKFIGNFNYINLKLEGK; from the coding sequence ATGAGGAATTGGATTTTTTTAGGATTAGTGTTTGGGATGTGTTTAAGTTGTATCGGACAAGCAGAGGCGAAGAAGAAAATTATCTCGAAAAAAAGTAATGCAAAAACAAGTGAGACAACGGATATTAAAAAGCAATCATCCGGCACAGACATAAAAATTGAAGCTGAAGATTTTGATAAAGGTGGCGAAGGCGTAGGATATCACGAAACAGATGCGATAAACTCAGGAAAACAATATCGTACTACTGAAGGAGTAGATATTCAGGTCTGTAATGATATAGGCGGTGGTTTTAATGTTGGCTGGGTTCGAGTAGGCGAATGGCTAAAATATACAATAAACATAGAAACTGCCGGTAAATATACAATAGAAGTGCGAGTATCATGTGACGGTCAGGGCGGGAAGTTCCATATAGAGTTTGATGATGTAGATAAAACCGGACCAATGACAGTACCTGATACAGGCGGATGGGCGACTTGGCAAACAGTAACTAAAACAGGAGTAAGTTTAGATGCAGGGAAACATGTAATGAAATTGTCAATGGATGCTATTGGTGCTAAATTCATCGGTAATTTTAATTATATAAATCTTAAACTTGAAGGAAAATAA